Part of the Ursus arctos isolate Adak ecotype North America unplaced genomic scaffold, UrsArc2.0 scaffold_1, whole genome shotgun sequence genome, CTCTGTGGGAGGCAAACCTAGGTTCGCCAAATAGCACTTTGGGTTTAGAGAGTGTTTCGTTGTTGTTGCaaacaatttacatttaataaagCCTAATTGTGTTCATCAAATTCAAATGGAATACATCTGAGATATAGAAAGTGCCTAAACTGAGGATTCCACTGTCTGGCTTTTGCTAGAGACCACTTTCTTTACCCtaggtttgttgtttttaatttttaaatatatttccaacCTGAATGAAACTGGGTATTGCCTACAGAGGGAAAATTAGCTTCAAAGTTGGCAGGGCACAGATTTGGTTAAAACAACACTGTCCAGCCAGTCCCGTTGGATTTAAGGCTTTACTCTGgaataaagactttatttctaCACTTCATCTTTGGCTTCTTACAAGTTAATTAGGAGGGTGTCCTGCACTTCCTGGTGTGGCCATCAAGGAAATCACTTTCAAAGGAATTCCCAGCACCCCACTCTGATAGGAGTTGGTAATTGTTCTCTGGCAGTAACCGCCACTGATTCTGTGGTTAATTGAGCTCTTTGCTGTTTTGGCAAGCAGAGGAACTTGTGTTCTTCAACAAATCTAAATCTCAGACTTCATCCACCCATTCTCCAACCCAGGACAGGGACATGATTTGAAAGACCATCTACAAGGACGACAAGAGAGGATGTGATTTTCAGAACATTACTGATTCCCAGAAAGGGTACCtatggagagagaggagagcgagtgatgggaaaagagggagagctgatctctctctccctctctccctctccctgcccagcccctttTGAATAGGACTTCGGGCAATGGGGTTTCTCGCCCAAATCAGGAAATGTGACAAAACTGGTTTCACTGAATAACACATCAGTGTTTGGAGacatttctgaaaaccaaaaagacATTTCTGTCTGGTtgcaaaagattttcatttaacaaagatTATGTCTGTTGTTAAAGCCCCAACGTAatatacccacacacatacacagggtTCAGTCTGTGCTCCTGACCACTCGAAGAAAATTATTCCCGTTGAGTTTAAACCTAAAATCAACTCGGACACAGGGTACACAAACTAAATGAAATGTTTCCGCAAATTCAGCCTCAAAATTCCTCCACTACCTACCACCCCTGGCTTGTAAACTATGTGTCTTATTAGTTCATAAACAGAGCAGCCCTGACTTTGCCTGGTACTCAGCCACAGTGCTATGATCCAATCGCAGCAGCTGCCCTGGGGTGCAGGGTTTAAGGGCCTTCATAAGGTCCAGTCTGAGCCTCTTTCCTAAGGGGAATTCCCTCCCCCAGGGCCAGGACCTTGAAGGCTGTACTGGAAGCAGATTCAGCGGCAGGAGAGGCAGGATAGCGAGAAGCAATGCTCCTTATTGTTCATAACCTCCTTCATCTCTGAACATTCTCTAGGATGGACAGAGAAACCCCAAGTCCTGTGAGAGTCCCGCAGGGCAACTGGAGGCAGGGCCATCATTGAGAAGTGTCTTTCAACTAGAGCATTAATTCAACTTTCCTCCCAGTCCTGCACAACTTAATTTGCTGCATGGACAATTAAGCCAAAATTGAAGGGCTGTCTCAACTTGGCAAAACTTGACAAATTCTTCCTTCCTAGCTTAATTTCATTGTCTTCATCTTTTGGCATATAATCAGCTAGTAGAATGTATTTATCAGTTAGAATAGGGCACAGAGGTCTCTTAGTTTTAAAAGACTAAAAGTCCATTTGTTCCAGTTACGTCTTAGaaattatttcaacaaatttGCTTTTTGAGGTCACGGGGAAAAATGTTTAACGATGTGTTTTCCCTCTCTGAGAAAAAGCAagggagacaaaggaaaaataggagTGTTTTGGGGTGGCATTCCATGACCCATTTGGTACCAAAATTGTTAGGTGAAGAGGACCCagccaaactcttccaaaaaaaatcagCAACTCTGTCACCTGGTCCCAGCTGGTGTTTTTAAAATGCCGATTCAGCTTCCGTTACCAACTTTTGCCTCCATCTTTCAAGTAGCCAAAACTGTTCTCACCAGCAAACTTCTCTATGATTTTCTGCAAAGGCTCAAGCCCCTCTGACTCAAATTTGATCATGAACACATCTAGGACTTCAAAAAGGTCAAATTCCCCTGCTTTTCCTTTCCAGCAACCCTCTCATAACTTTCTCCTTTATTTGAGCCTTTTATGGTTACTGGGTTTTGCGTGTCAACACTCCCGACACCAGCAGCCCACCCTGCAATGCCAGGCCAGGCCCAGGAGGGCCTCCTCGGCTTTTTTACTTGCCCCATCCAGTCACGTCTTAGGTCCAGGAATGCCAGGACTGGGTGACAAGCCGACTTCACAAATCACAAGCTCAGGGGAGCGATTTTCTTGGagatgggctgggctggggagttGATGCTACAGAACCAAATAGGCTCGCTCTGAGGGCTCCTGCACCCACCCCAGCACCGTCGACTGCTCAGATGGAATGTTGCTTCTAAGGTTGAGCCTTAAATTTACCGCAGGACACACACCAGCTCCCCACCTATGGCTAAgatgggtggggggctggggctcTGTGGCTGAGAAACGGCACAAAGGGATGAATCGAGTCAGAGTTGTGATGCTTGACACCAAGAGCCCACTCTATCCCCTGGAGGCCAGACCCAGTTGCTCCGGGCTGCTCCTATCTGGAGCCCCAACTttgcttgggggaaaaaaaacacacacaccctcttaATTTGCCCCTCTCAGTTCTCTGCAGTTGGCAGCTTGGAAAAGAAAGCGAAACAAAGGTCCCTGGGAAAGTGAAGTTTTCAATTAATTGGTGTGAGTAATgggcgggggtgggtggtggCTGCAAAATGCAAGAGGCAGTTGGGCTAAAGGGGAGGCGCAGAAGTTTCGTGGAGGGCAGCAGAGTAGCTTTCTCCAGGTGCCCTCCACAGGGTCTTTCTGCTGGCCAGGGGAATCTGCGCCGGGGTTGGGGAGCCCAGTACGGGAGGCGACTCCCGGATGGCCCGCGTGTAGAGACGAATAGTGTGGACCAGCCATCAGGAGTTTTCTCGCGGGGGCAGATCGTCAGGTTCGCCGCTCGATGGCGGAGTCTTTTCTTCTACTTGACTTACTTGTAAGTCTCTGTCCCGGCTCCGAGGATGCTTCATGGGCATTTTCCTGGtggacggtgtgtgtgtgtgtgtgtgtgtgtgtgtgtgtgtgtgtgtgtgtgtgtgtagggagggtTTGTTCCAGTTGGTCTTAATTCGGAGGATCCCGTATGACAACCTGTGTGAAATGCTTTTGCCCCGTAGCAGTGTTCAAGGTAGGGAAAATAAGGTCAACTAATCCAAGGGATTAAGCAACAGGATCCAAAATCAGTCTGTTTTCAGATCATTCTGACCATCTCTGTCCTTCGCCTTGGTTTAGTTGTGCCGCTCGGGGATCCGAGGAGAGGTGGCAAAAACAGCCGTGGCCGAAACAAGGCGCAGGCCTCGGCGCCCGTCTCAGTCGCAGACAGGGCCTAGGATGGGCGGTCGCGCAATCAGCTCGTGGGGGTTGGCTTCGGCGCAAACGCTTGGGTCCGGGGGAGGGCGGGAAGGGGCGGTGGGCTGCGCTAGGGGCTGGGAAGGGGTAGGGGCCGGGGTGGGTGGGTCCAGCGGGGCCCGGGCCAGGAGCCAGGCTCTcccgcgcccccacccccacgtgGCCCCGCGCAGCCAATGGCGCGGCCCCGAGCGGGAGCCCtcggggagggaggaggccccCCGACCGGCCCAGGCCCCCTCCCAACCTGAACTTCGTTTTTATAAACGTCCCGCGATGAGCTAACCTGTTGGAGGGCGGGCGGCCGGGCGGGAGGCGGGAGGctcgcagagggagagagggcgagAGGAAGAGGGCGGGAGcgagagaacgagagagaaaggagaggagggaggaagcgcGCTGCGCCATGGTGTCCTGCgcggggccagggccagggccggggccgggccgggccgggccatGAGCCGCGCCGGGAGCTGGGACATGGACGGGCTGCGGGCGGACGGTGGGGCCGCCGGGGcggccccagcctcctcctcctcctcctctgtggcggcggcggcggcggcgccgggcCAGTGTCGCGGCTTCCTCTCGGCGCCAGTGTTCGCCGGGACACACTCCGGgcgtgcggcggcggcggcggcggcggcggctgcggcggcggcggcagcctCGGGCTTCGCATACCCCGGGACCTCTGAGCGTGCGGGCTCCGCCTCGTCGTCGTCATCTTCGGCTGTGGTCGCAGCGCGTCCGGAGGCTCCCTCCGCCAAAGAGTGTCCGGCGCCCGGCGCGGCCGCTGCAGCGCCTCCGGGCGCCCCAGCTCTGGGCTACGGCTACCACTTCGGCAACGGCTACTATAGCTGCCGCATGTCACACGGCGTGGGCTTACAGCAAAACGCTCTCAAGTCGTCGCCGCACGCCTCGCTGGGAGGCTTCCCGGTGGAGAAGTACATGGACGTGTCGGGCCTGGCAAGCAGCAGCGTACCGGCCAACGAGGTGCCCGCGAGAGCCAAGGAGGTGTCTTTCTACCAGGGCTACACGAGCCCCTACCAGCACGTGCCTGGGTACATCGACATGGTGTCTACCTTCGGTTCCGGGGAGCCTCGGCATGAGGCGTACATCTCCATGGAGGGCTACCAGTCCTGGACGCTGGCCAACGGGTGGAACAGCCAGGTGTACTGCGCCAAGGACCAGCCACAGGGCTCCCATTTTTGGAAATCATCTTTTCCAGGTAGGAgcggtgtgggggtggggtgggaacgGGGAGGTCaggaaggagggagtggggggagggaagagacagagaacGGAAAGAAAGCACTAGGAGTGTAGGTCCCTACTTGGGAGCTGCGCTGTCCTCCTCGCCCAGGCAGGGTTAACCTGATGGAACAGTTCCTGTAGTTTGCCTGAAATTTGtaaatttctcctttgatttaaACTGCCCCTCTCACAACCCTTTTCTTCTTGTGTGCGGGCATAAGCCTGTTTTTCTCCCACAGTTGAGGGTCTTTGCGTGCCCTTTGCTCAGGCCTTGGCCCCTCCTCCCCGAAGAAGTGTCACAGAGTTGGGTCCCACTTTTGAAGGATATGACTGCCCCAGGGTCACCACTAAAACTTCTAAGAGCTCACAAACTCCAAACACAGGAACACAAGAAATCAAAGTTTGAACAAAAAAAacctggatttttttaagtctttcgtATGTTTGTATGTGTGCAACCAGCATTTGCAGAAACTATCCTTGTAACTGTCCCCAATAACCATGCCATAAAATTGAAGCCTTGTTAAGATGCTGGTTTGAGAAACCATGATGATCCATCAAATGGCCTTCACTTTGAAGTGTAAATAATCTTTCTTTAATAATGTCTAAATAATATGTCTGTGTAAATACTAATAAAATGCAAACAACCTGGTTTTCTTTATTCCGCATACCCCttccaaacatacacacacagcccCCGGTGGTGCTCCAGAAACCctggtctaattttttttatgcTGTTTTTTATACCAGGGGATGTGGCTCTAAATCAGCCAGACATGTGTGTCTACCGtcgggggaggaagaagagggtgcCCTACACCAAACTGCAGCTCAAAGAACTGGAGAACGAGTATGCCATTAACAAGTTCATTAACAAGGACAAGCGGCGGCGGATTTCGGCTGCCACGAACCTATCTGAGAGACAAGTGACCATTTGGTTTCAGAACCGAAGAGTGAAAGACAAGAAAATCGTCTCCAAGCTCAAAGACACTGTCTCCTGATGTGGACCAGATTGGCCAAAGAAGAGTTTAAATGCTTTCAGTTGTCTCCAAAAGGCCTTTGGAAAGACttgaatatgtatttaatttccCCCATCTCCCTGCCAATGATGGCAAATTTTG contains:
- the HOXD13 gene encoding homeobox protein Hox-D13, giving the protein MSRAGSWDMDGLRADGGAAGAAPASSSSSSVAAAAAAPGQCRGFLSAPVFAGTHSGRAAAAAAAAAAAAAAASGFAYPGTSERAGSASSSSSSAVVAARPEAPSAKECPAPGAAAAAPPGAPALGYGYHFGNGYYSCRMSHGVGLQQNALKSSPHASLGGFPVEKYMDVSGLASSSVPANEVPARAKEVSFYQGYTSPYQHVPGYIDMVSTFGSGEPRHEAYISMEGYQSWTLANGWNSQVYCAKDQPQGSHFWKSSFPGDVALNQPDMCVYRRGRKKRVPYTKLQLKELENEYAINKFINKDKRRRISAATNLSERQVTIWFQNRRVKDKKIVSKLKDTVS